From the genome of Brassica oleracea var. oleracea cultivar TO1000 chromosome C4, BOL, whole genome shotgun sequence:
TTAAAAAGGATGATGAACCATTTCAAAATCATCATCATCATCATCATCATCATCATCATCATCAGCCTAATCTTTAAACTTTCATCTTAAATAGTTCGATCAAACTCAGTTTTTCTTTTACAGTGATGATAGAATCAAATACTAACGCAATGGATATACTCGCCTTTGGCTCTAAAACTGAGAGAAAGATATTTGATATTGCAAGCAGACCTGCATTGCTTGAACCTCTTCACCTTCGCTTCCCACCTTCAGTGTCACCCTCTTCTTCACCGGCTCCGAAACCCTAACCTTCTCTTCAGCAACCACCCGCTTCTCCACCACCACCTCCTCTTCTTCTTCCTCATCCTCCTCGGGTTCTCTCGTATTCTCCAACACCATCGGCTTTGCGCTCGACCCACTCTCTGAAATTCGATTCTTCTCCTTGAGAACCTGAAGCAGAGCAGCTATGTTCGAGATCGTATCCGGGTTTCGAGATTCTAGGGTTTGGATTTGGAGCTGGAGATCCGCAATCTCCTGGAGGAGGGTTTCACGCTCGCGTATCCATCGTTGCTCCTCACGAAGCCATCTTTGCTCCTCGCGAATCCACCTCTGCTCTTCCCGGAGCCACCGAGACTCTTCGCCGGATGGGTTTTGAGTGGAGAGGCAAACGATGGAGGAGGGAAGGGAGAGAAAGAGACGGGAGCGTCTGAAGGTTAGAGCTCGAGTGTTGCTACGAGATAGGAGAGGGAACGGGAGAGAGAGTGGTAGAGAAGAGGAAGCCATGAGAGAGGGATTAGAGGATAACAAAAAGGTGTTTTGATTACTTATAGCCACAAGTTTCGCTTTGTACAGATGGCGGGAAGATACTTTCTCTATTTTTTTTTTCTTCCACTTTCTTCTCGAACTATGTTTAGGGATGGGCCTTCACGTCACGCTTTCGAGTTTTTAGATTCAGCATTATTCGGGTATATTTATTCAGATAAGGTCAAATTCAGTTAAAACACTTTGATTCGGATATCACGGAGTTATTGGTCGTTGTATTTTAATGCATTTGAAAATTTAAACTAACTCTAGTGTTATTGATTTTATGATTTTCAAATTTGTATTAAAATCATGTGTTATTGGTTTAGTGATTCATAAATTCTATATCAAATCAAGTGTTATTCAATCGTACGGATTTACTAATAAATTTGATTTTATAATGGATTTTTTTGGATTTTTTTGTTAAAAATACAAATGCTCAAAACCGAGGGAAAACCTCCGGATTTGTAAATACTACTAATCTCACATTTTTAAAAAATCTGTATATTTTACTTGGATTTATAAATATTACATGGATTTCTAAATCAACCAAAATATATGAACCAATAACACCTCCTAAGACATGGATTCCTATTGCTCATGTCTAACTGATGATTATATGTAAACTAATAAAAAAAGATTCTTTCGATATATTTTTGGCTAAATTAAGTTAAATAGAAATAATTTTTTATTTAGTAAAGTAGTTATATGAACTGAAAAATTAAGTGCAATTAAGTACATTTTTATGATTTAAGTTATTATTAATTCAATAATGAATTATGTGTTTTGGCTAAGTAGTTTTTCACCGATTGGATTTTAGTAAAACAAACTAAACCAAACTTTTAATCATATGCAAAACCTAGTTATTTTACATTTTTGATTTTTATAATTGGTTCACAGTTAATACCGATTAACTAATAAATAAAAATTTGCACGATTATTATTATGGTAATATATTTGTGATGTGATGTATTGTTAAGGTAATATAATTAATGAAATTGTTAAATTGAGTCAAAATAGAAATGCAATTAATGTAATAGCTCGGTGAATAGAAGGTTAGTTCTATTTGTATTTCAGTTTTAATAATATTGATACATATCAAAATCTATTTTGTTCAAACTTATTTAGGATTCTTTTTTTTTAACACTTTTTTTATTGAATCTGATTTATAACATATTACATTGTAGAAGAACGACAAAACGATAAAGAGAAACTAATGGTATTTCCACACCGAAAACTGGTGAGCACAAACGTCGCAGATGCCACATTAGCCATCACAAACTAGTCTTGTTTCAAATTGAGGTAGATTAGGTGTTTCCGATCCCACAATAGCAGACAGACTTCTAATACCTTTAACGAAAACATGACAATAATTCTCATCGTCTTAATAAGTCTTCTTCTTCACTGCCTTTATCAAATTTTTCCAGATTAGCTTCAGCTAAAATACCGTACAAGCTTGAAATGCAAAATAAAAATCAGATGGATAGTATGGATTGATCGATCATATCCACTCTCACTGCCGCAAAAGCACATAACCGAAGAGACAATGGAGACAAAAGCAATCCCAAAATGAAACTAGATCCAGCTTCTCACAAGATAAAAATGACGAAAACACCAGAATGCTACTTTAAATAAGAGCAGCCTGTAGAAATAACTTATCATAAGGATAAAATCCGGAGCGCATGAGGTAGTCATAAGCAAACATGTTGCTAAAAGACATACGCTTCAACATCACTGCTATGAAGAGACCAACACCTCAAACTAGGCCACACCACAAAACACTGAAATCCGAGAAACCAAAGACTGTCGATGAAACCACACCACAAAAAACACTGAGATCCAAGAAAGAAAAGCAAGTGAACAAGCTAGAGAGGAAGAAGAGCCTCTCTGGTGCCGGCGAGACTGTAAGAAAGTTGGGAGGCGGCTGGGAAAGTATACCAACTTATTTAGGATTCAGTTTGGGTTCTCGTATTTTTAGATAGCATATCAAAATTCAAACAAAACTGAGTATCTTTTTTTTTTAATAAAAAAAACTGAGTTTTTGGAGTATTATTATTGTTCTAAATACTTTTTATTTTTACATCGAGTTCTAAATACTTATTTTACATATCATATCATAATAAACATGGATTTGAGTATTTGGAGTTATTATTTATTTATGTTTCAAATATTTATTTTGGATAGTAATTCGAATATTTGAATATTCAGATCAATATTTTTTTAAAAAAATTAGATTTTTGGTTTTTTTTTGTACCGGTTCAGGTTCAGTTAACACTTCAGGTTGATATATTTTATGTCGATCTAGAAAATTCATTCGGGTATTTTATATCTTGGATCAGACACGGATTCAGTTGATTTCAGATTATTTGTCGATGCCGAGTTATCTTGGACAGAAAATCTTAGCTGGCATAGGTATCCGATTTTCGGATTAGAGATGGAAGCTAGGTAGTACCAGAGAACATGTCCGGCCCAGTAAAATTTCTTGCCTAAAGCAAAATGAATAATTGGCGCCCCCATGGAATTGAACCAAAGACCTTCAACACTACGATGTGGTACACAACTACTGGACTATAAGCAATCTTTTGATTTTTGATGCCCTTAAATTGTTAATGTATTTTGAAGCCTAAAGCCCTAGCTTTACCAGTTTTAGGTCTAGGCCGGTCCTGCCCTACGTTACATATGGAAACGGAAGCGGAAATGTGGAAGCGGAAACGTATGAAAGCGGAAACGTGGAAGCGGAAACGTATGGAAGCGTAGAAGCGAATTTTTAAAAAAAATTAGGAACCGGATCCGTGTTGGAAGCGCATATGATTATATTTATATTTATATTTATATATATATATATATAT
Proteins encoded in this window:
- the LOC106342932 gene encoding uncharacterized protein LOC106342932 isoform X3, which translates into the protein MASSSLPLSLPFPLLSRSNTRALTFRRSRLFLSLPSSIVCLSTQNPSGEESRWLREEQRWIREEQRWLREEQRWIRERETLLQEIADLQLQIQTLESRNPDTISNIAALLQVLKEKNRISESGSSAKPMVLENTREPEEDEEEEEEVVVEKRVVAEEKVRVSEPVKKRVTLKVGSEGEEVQAMQEALLKLGFYSGEEDMEFSSFSSGTARAVKTWQSSLGVREDGVMTEELLQILFMDQIMDEDVKTDKDEASAIKQESAMEPVNRTLSRSLWNWLMKMPSVCTVKVLAIQFAMSVKAKQPYNQGSCFELTDTFTYL